The following proteins are encoded in a genomic region of Nycticebus coucang isolate mNycCou1 chromosome 17, mNycCou1.pri, whole genome shotgun sequence:
- the HMMR gene encoding hyaluronan mediated motility receptor isoform X1, producing MSFPKAPLKRFNDPSGCAPSPGAYDVKMSEALKGPVSFQKSERFKKKKDSQQNSNVDKDATLTASARKVKTLELKKESQKNDKDLKVLEKEIRVLVQERGAQNKKIRDLETELDKLEAKLHASVREKTSLSASNASLEKQLIELTKTNELLKSKFSENGNQKNLKILSLELMKLRNKRETKMKNMTAKQEGMEVKLQVTQKNLEESQEKIAQLEKLVSTEKDKIDEKSETEKLLAYIEEISCASDQVEKYKLDIAQLEENLKEKDDEILTLQQSLEENIVLSKQVKDLRALCQLLETEIEDLVNRNKELDKNLNAEIQNLKEKFILEKEEYEKLQQKELEIESLLQQEKELSSSLQQKLCYFQEEMIKEKNLFEEELKQTLDELDKLQQKEEQAERLVKQLDEERKFRAEELKLLEEKLKGKEAELEKSNANAQATLVLQEKYNSTVQNFGDITAQFESYKALAAAEIENLTLENSSLLEKVTKAEKSAEELQHQKLATESENQEYARMLLDLQTRSALKEAEVKEITVSSLKKITDLQNQLKEQEEDFKKHLEDEEARKSGKENTVAELTEEMNKWRLLYEELYNKTKPFQLQLDAFEAEKQALLNEHVAAQEQLNKIRDSYAKLLGHQNLKQKIKHVVKLKDENSQLKSEVSKLHSQLTKRKQSEAKLQEELNKVLGIKHFDPSKAFQHESKENFVLKTPLKEGNTNCC from the exons ACTCTCAACAAAATTCTAATGTTGACAAAGATGCTACCTTGACTGCTTCAGCTAGAAAAGTTAAGACTTTGGAATTAAAG AAGGAATCTCAAAAGAATGATAAAGATTTGAAGGTCCTGGAAAAAGAG ATTCGTGTTCTTGTGCAGGAACGTGGTGCTCAGAACAAGAAAATCCGGGACCTGGAAACAGAGTTGGATAAATTGGAAGCCAAGCTTCATGCCTCCGTAAGGGAAAAAACGTCACTGTCTGCAAGTAATGCTTCCCTGGAAAAACAGCTTATTGAATTGACAAAGACTAATGAACTACTAAAATCTAAG TTTTCCGAAAATGGTAAccagaagaatttaaaaattctaagccTAGAGTTGATGAAActtagaaacaaaagagaaacaaaaatgaag AATATGACAGCTAAGCAAGAAGGCATGGAGGTGAAGCTGCAGGTCACCCAGAAGAATCTCGAAGAGTCTCAGGAGAAAATAGCCCAACTTGAGAAACT TGTTTCCACAGAGAAAGACAAGATTGATGAAAAATCTGAAACAGAAAAACTCTTAGCATACATCGAAGAAATTAG TTGTGCATCAGACCAAGTGGAAAAATACAAGCTAGATATTGCCCAGTTAGAAGAAAATTTGAAAGAGAAGGATGATGAAATTTTAACCCTTCAGCAGTCTCTTGAGGAAAACATTGTGTTGTCTAAACAAGTCAAAGACCTGAGAGCTCTATGTCAGCTGCTTGAAACAGAAATAG AAGACCTTGTAAACAGGAATAAAGAACTGGATAAAAATCTAAATGCTGAGATACAAAACTTAAAAGAGAAGTTtattcttgaaaaagaagaatatgaaaagctTCAACAAAAAGAGTTAGAAATTGAGTCACTTCTGCAACAAGAGAAG GAATTATCTTCTAGTCTTCAGCAGAAGCTATGTTATTTTCAAGAGGAAATGATTAAAGAGAAGAATCTCTTTGAGGAAGAATTAAAACAAACCCTGGATGAGCTTGATAAATTACAGCAAAAGGAGGAACAAGCCGAAAGGCTGGTCAAGCAGTTGGacgaagaaagaaaatttagagctGAAGAACtcaaactcctagaagaaaagcTGAAAGG gaAAGAAGCTGAACTGGAAAAAAGTAATGCTAATGCTCAGGCCACCCTGGTTTTACAGGAAAAGTATAATAGCACAGTACAAAACTTTGGGGATATTACTGCTCAGTTTGAAAG ctACAAAGCATTAGCAGCTGCTGAGATAGAAAATCTGACGCTGGAAAACTCATCACTACTGGAAAAAGTGACCAAGGCTGAGAAAAGTGCAGAGGAGCTTCAACATCAGAAGTTGGCAACTGAGAGTGAAAATCAAGAATATGCAAG AATGCTTCTAGACCTGCAGACCAGATCAGCACTTAAAGAAGCAGAAGTTAAAGAAATCacagtttcttctcttaaaaaaataactgatttGCAAAACCAACTTAAGGAACAAGAGGAGGACTTTAAGAAACATCTGGAAGATGAAGAAGCAAG AAAATCTGGGAAAGAAAATACAGTGGCAGAATTAACCGAAGAAATGAATAAGTGGCGTCTCCTTTATGAAGAActgtataataaaacaaaaccttttcAG CTACAACTGGATGCGTTTGAAGCAGAGAAACAGGCATTGTTGAATGAACATGTTGCAGCTCAGGAACagctaaataaaataagagattcaTATGCCAAATTATTGGGTCATcagaatttaaagcaaaaaatcaAGCATGTTGTGAAGTTGAAAGACGAAAATAGCCAACTCAAATCG GAGGTGTCGAAACTCCACTCTCAGCTTACTAAAAGGAAACAAAGTGAGGCAAAACTTCAGGAAGAATTGAATAAAGTTCTGGGTATCAAACACTTTGATCCTTCAAAGGCTTTTCAGcatgaaagtaaagaaaattttgtCCTCAAAACCCCATTAAAAGAAG GCAACACTAACTGCTGCTAA
- the HMMR gene encoding hyaluronan mediated motility receptor isoform X2, whose amino-acid sequence MSFPKAPLKRFNDPSGCAPSPGAYDVKMSEALKGPVSFQKSERFKKKKDSQQNSNVDKDATLTASARKVKTLELKKESQKNDKDLKVLEKEIRVLVQERGAQNKKIRDLETELDKLEAKLHASVREKTSLSASNASLEKQLIELTKTNELLKSKFSENGNQKNLKILSLELMKLRNKRETKMKNMTAKQEGMEVKLQVTQKNLEESQEKIAQLEKLVSTEKDKIDEKSETEKLLAYIEEISCASDQVEKYKLDIAQLEENLKEKDDEILTLQQSLEENIVLSKQVKDLRALCQLLETEIEDLVNRNKELDKNLNAEIQNLKEKFILEKEEYEKLQQKELEIESLLQQEKELSSSLQQKLCYFQEEMIKEKNLFEEELKQTLDELDKLQQKEEQAERLVKQLDEERKFRAEELKLLEEKLKGKEAELEKSNANAQATLVLQEKYNSTVQNFGDITAQFESYKALAAAEIENLTLENSSLLEKVTKAEKSAEELQHQKLATESENQEYARMLLDLQTRSALKEAEVKEITVSSLKKITDLQNQLKEQEEDFKKHLEDEEARKSGKENTVAELTEEMNKWRLLYEELYNKTKPFQEVSKLHSQLTKRKQSEAKLQEELNKVLGIKHFDPSKAFQHESKENFVLKTPLKEGNTNCC is encoded by the exons ACTCTCAACAAAATTCTAATGTTGACAAAGATGCTACCTTGACTGCTTCAGCTAGAAAAGTTAAGACTTTGGAATTAAAG AAGGAATCTCAAAAGAATGATAAAGATTTGAAGGTCCTGGAAAAAGAG ATTCGTGTTCTTGTGCAGGAACGTGGTGCTCAGAACAAGAAAATCCGGGACCTGGAAACAGAGTTGGATAAATTGGAAGCCAAGCTTCATGCCTCCGTAAGGGAAAAAACGTCACTGTCTGCAAGTAATGCTTCCCTGGAAAAACAGCTTATTGAATTGACAAAGACTAATGAACTACTAAAATCTAAG TTTTCCGAAAATGGTAAccagaagaatttaaaaattctaagccTAGAGTTGATGAAActtagaaacaaaagagaaacaaaaatgaag AATATGACAGCTAAGCAAGAAGGCATGGAGGTGAAGCTGCAGGTCACCCAGAAGAATCTCGAAGAGTCTCAGGAGAAAATAGCCCAACTTGAGAAACT TGTTTCCACAGAGAAAGACAAGATTGATGAAAAATCTGAAACAGAAAAACTCTTAGCATACATCGAAGAAATTAG TTGTGCATCAGACCAAGTGGAAAAATACAAGCTAGATATTGCCCAGTTAGAAGAAAATTTGAAAGAGAAGGATGATGAAATTTTAACCCTTCAGCAGTCTCTTGAGGAAAACATTGTGTTGTCTAAACAAGTCAAAGACCTGAGAGCTCTATGTCAGCTGCTTGAAACAGAAATAG AAGACCTTGTAAACAGGAATAAAGAACTGGATAAAAATCTAAATGCTGAGATACAAAACTTAAAAGAGAAGTTtattcttgaaaaagaagaatatgaaaagctTCAACAAAAAGAGTTAGAAATTGAGTCACTTCTGCAACAAGAGAAG GAATTATCTTCTAGTCTTCAGCAGAAGCTATGTTATTTTCAAGAGGAAATGATTAAAGAGAAGAATCTCTTTGAGGAAGAATTAAAACAAACCCTGGATGAGCTTGATAAATTACAGCAAAAGGAGGAACAAGCCGAAAGGCTGGTCAAGCAGTTGGacgaagaaagaaaatttagagctGAAGAACtcaaactcctagaagaaaagcTGAAAGG gaAAGAAGCTGAACTGGAAAAAAGTAATGCTAATGCTCAGGCCACCCTGGTTTTACAGGAAAAGTATAATAGCACAGTACAAAACTTTGGGGATATTACTGCTCAGTTTGAAAG ctACAAAGCATTAGCAGCTGCTGAGATAGAAAATCTGACGCTGGAAAACTCATCACTACTGGAAAAAGTGACCAAGGCTGAGAAAAGTGCAGAGGAGCTTCAACATCAGAAGTTGGCAACTGAGAGTGAAAATCAAGAATATGCAAG AATGCTTCTAGACCTGCAGACCAGATCAGCACTTAAAGAAGCAGAAGTTAAAGAAATCacagtttcttctcttaaaaaaataactgatttGCAAAACCAACTTAAGGAACAAGAGGAGGACTTTAAGAAACATCTGGAAGATGAAGAAGCAAG AAAATCTGGGAAAGAAAATACAGTGGCAGAATTAACCGAAGAAATGAATAAGTGGCGTCTCCTTTATGAAGAActgtataataaaacaaaaccttttcAG GAGGTGTCGAAACTCCACTCTCAGCTTACTAAAAGGAAACAAAGTGAGGCAAAACTTCAGGAAGAATTGAATAAAGTTCTGGGTATCAAACACTTTGATCCTTCAAAGGCTTTTCAGcatgaaagtaaagaaaattttgtCCTCAAAACCCCATTAAAAGAAG GCAACACTAACTGCTGCTAA